The Bacteroidales bacterium region GTAGATACCATAATTTGGGTAGAGGTATCTAATCAATGGGGGTGCAAAAAAACCAAATATTATCATATCTCATTGCAAGAAAGACCAGTTATTGACTTACAAGATCAATACCATGTGTGTCTCGGAAATTCTATTCTAATATGTGCCCATGGTGTAGACCAGTACATTTGGAGTAACGGAATGACAGATTCTTGCATTATGCTATTACCGGTAGCCAATGAGATTTTATATGTACACGGAATTAAAGGAGCTTGTTCAGTTCTTGATTCCGTACAAATATTCGTACACCCAAATGCGACTGTTTCTGTTCCAACTACAATTTTAATGTTGCAGGGTGATACAGTAATCATAGAAGCTCAAATTAGTAGTGATACGGATTATGTTGTGTTTTGGCAACCTGTGGAGGGAATTATATATAGCGATGACAGCACAATTCATGTTTCACCCGATTCCACTACGACTTACTACGTAATTGTACAGAATGTATGGGGATGTACGATCGTGGATTCAGTGTTAGTTCAAGTCTATCCTCCTGGTATTTATGCCAATATGATGAATGATACAGTATTATGTTCAGGGGATAGCATTACCTTATGGGTCAATGTGTTTCTTGCTCCCACAAATGATCTACATTATCAGTGGTATCCATCCTTGGGCTTGTCTTCCGATACTGTAGCTCATCCACGTTTATGGCCAACCATTTCACAGTATTACTATGTTTCCATAACTGATAATGAAGGGCATAGTTATTATGATTCTGTATACATTGAAGTTATTAAAACTCCTGAGGTTAATCTTGGGAACGATACAATAGCCTGTGAGGGATCAGTATTGACATTTATTGATAACAATCCAGGTACTCATTTATGGTTTACTGGTGATACTACTAACATGATTAACATAACCCTTTTAAGTGATACCATAATAACCCTTGAAGTTAATAACAATGGCTGTCGAGATCGAGACACCGTTTATGTAGACGTAATCAAGTTACCTATATTAAATCTTGGTGAAGACAAGGTGATTTGCCAAGGTGATAGTGTTGCTATTCCAATTCTTACATCTTTTGAACCATGGGGAAATATCAAAGAAACAGGGATTGCTTTCATTTCTCCTTCTGAAGATACAATTATCCATTATGAATTAGAAAGTCAGGGTTGTAAAGTGGTAGATGATATTTACATCCAGGTTAATCCTATTCCTGTATTTACCTTGCAGGCTTCTTCAGAGAGTTATATCGAAGGACAACCCATTTTGCTTGAGGTTTTACCTTCATTATTTGAAAAATATTACTTCTATCTTAATGGACAATTGCAGGTGGTTAATCATTCCGGAAGTCATTATTATGATATGCTTCATATGGGTGATGTTCTTACCGTTGTGGTGGAGAATGAATTTGGTTGTAGGTCTGAAAAAACATGGGAAGGTAAATGGCGGGATGTCCCCAACGTATTTACACCGAATGGCAATGACATGAATGATAGATTTTTAAAAGGTATATTTGTTAAGATATTTAATCGTTGGGGGCAACTCTTATACGAAGGTTCAGATGGTTGGGATGGAACATATCAAGGGGAACCGGTCAATGAAGGAACTTACTATTACCTGATTGAATTTATTAATCCAGAATTAGGAACTTATCGAGTTTATTCTGGTAGTATTCTATTAATCCGGTAAATTATGAAAAAAATTGTTCTGTTATTAGTAGGGTTGTTTTTGGAAGTATCGGCACAACCTGTGCTTGAAACTGTCAAAAAACTGCAAGAAGAAAAGAATTATGCTCGAGCAATTGAAATTCTGAGAAATTATATTGACAAAAAGCGTACGGAAAAGTACGATTTACAGAAAACATTATGTGAGATATATGTTCAATTGGGAGATTATGCTCTTGCACTTGAAGAACTCCAAAAAGCAAATGATGTATACATGAATGATCCTAACCTTCTATATATGCTTGGACATGTAAGCCTTGCCATGCAGCGTTACGAAGATGCCAAAAATTATGTCAGCAAATTGTTGAAAGATACCATTTATGGTACTACCAGTAAGGAATTGATTAAAGATGCCAAAAAACTTTTTCAAATTATTCTTTGTATTGAACAAAGTAATAAGCAAAACAAAGATGTTATTATTGAAAATCTTGTCGATTATAATAGTGAATTCAGTGATTATGGTATCGCCATAGCAGGCAACAGACTTTACTTTTCTTCTTTGAGAAGAAGTCCCGCAGAGCCTAGAGACCCAAGAACACTTCAAGGATATAGTAAAATTTACAGAGCTCCTCTTTATGTTGAAGATTTTGAAAAGCTCGAAGGAGTTCGATTGCCTAAAATAAGTAAAGTAAGACAGAATGAAGGTTGCCCCAGCATAACACGGGACAGAAAAACCATGTATTTCACTAAAACAAAACCACGTGGAGATTTTAGAATAGTTAGGGTCGATTTTAAAGGGGACAAAATTACATCCAGAGAAGAAATTACAATACCGGGTATCAAAACAGCTGGCCATCCAGCAATACATCCTTCAGGAAATATGATGATTTTTGTTACCGAAAAAAAAGGGAACAAGACTGGTAAAGATTTGTATCTCTCTTTCTTTGATAGTCAAAGTGGAAAATGGGGTAAGCCCGAGCGATTGCCTGATGGAGTCAATTCAAAAGCTGATGAACTTTTCCCCGTTTGGCTTAATGATAGCGTGCTAAGTTTTAGTTCCAATCGCGACGATAGCTACGGTGGCTTGGATATTTATGTGACTAAATTCGCTAGTGGTACATGGCATCCTGCTGTTCATTTACTTTCTCCCATCAATTCAGCAGCTGATGACTTCAATCTAATAGCTCTGCACGAAATGAAAGGTATGTTCGTATCCAACCGTTACGGGGGAAAAGGTTCGGATGATATTTATTCATATCAAGGTTTTCCTTTTAAATCTTACGTAAAAATAGGTGTTTTTGATTCCGTCACAAGAAAACCTATAGCAAATGCTTATATTCTGACGCAAAATACTACCTTACAAACAGACAGCAACGGTTGTGCCATCGTTTTTCCCAATTACCTTGATAAATTGAAGCTTAAAATAGCAGCCAAAGGATATCATCAAAAAGAAGATGAGTGCATTATTCAGAATGAAAATGAAAAATCATTTTATCCTTCGCAGTTGGAAAAAAAGTATTATTTACGACCAAATGCAGAAGGTAACGTGTTGGAAGGTCAGGTGAAGGACGGAAAAACACAAAAACCCATTCGTGACCAGGATGTTCTGTTGGTGAATCAACAAGGATATTACGACAAAACCAAAACGAATTCCGAAGGCATGTTTCGATTCATGAATGTAAAAGGTGGTGAGAATTATACACTTTTACTTGCCCGGAAGGGTTACTGGACTCAGGCTAAACAATTTTCACTGCCTAACCTACCTTATGATACAAAGTTTAATGAAAAATCAGGTTTTGATTTTAATTTTAACTTACAACCCATTGAAACCGACGAAGAATATGTAATTGAGAACATTTATTATGATTTTGACAAAGCAACTCTGAGACCAGAATCAAAGATTGAATTGGATAAATTAGTAAAACTGCTTAAAGAAAATCCCAATTTGTTGGTGGAAATTAATTCACATACAGATGAAAGAGGGTCGCATGAATATAATATAAAACTTTCACAGGCAAGGGCTGAATCGGTTGTAAATTATCTGATCGAACATGGCATTTCATCTGATCGTCTTATAGCTAAGGGTTATGGAAAGACTCGACCAGTAATCCCTCATGCACGCACTGAAGAAGAACATCAAGTCAATCGTCGCACTTCTTTTCGCATACTTAATGTGCAAGATATCACACCAGAAGAATTGCTGTATCTCTACACAGGTGGGGTTAATCCTCGAACACAACAAAAAAATCTAATTTATAAGGTTCAACTGGCAGTTACTCCACGCCCCATTGAAAATGAAAATTATTTTTCTGCTTTAAAACGAAAATTACCAGATCTGATCATCATCGAGGAGCGACACCCTGATGGATTTTATCATTACATTGCTGGCACTTTTACTAGTATAGAAGAAGCTCAAAAACTACGTGCTCAAATTCTTAAAGCCGGTTTTACCGATTGTTACATCCTTGTTTTTGATGGAAATCAAAAATTGAAATGAAATGAGAAACATATTTGCTTTTATTTGCATGTGTTATCTAATTAAAATTTTCTCTCAGAATGATGTACAGCTGAGTTATATGCCTTTTGTTCGTCAGGTGGTAAATCCTGCAGCCACAGGTCAAAGTTCAACGACAGTAATCAATATCATTCATCGCCAGCAATGGACAGGTATTTCGGAAGCTCCTATCACTTCGCTAATCAATTTCCAACATTTCTTTCCTACTTTCCATGTGGCTGTGGGTCTTAATTTAATGGATGATCAATTGGGACTTGAGCATACACAAACATTCAAAACGGCTTATGCTTATCGTTTGTTTTTTAGTGAGCAACATTCGCTTGCTTTTGGATTAGCTGGTGGTATCATCTATAAAAAAGTCGATGTAAGTAGGTTTAGATTGGATGACCAATCGGAAGCAATCAACATTCCTCCTAACTGCATGTTGCCAGATTTCGACGGAGGCGTAGAATGGAAAATTCATTCATGGATGATAGGTGTTTCTGCTACCCATATAGGGGTGACGTTTGCTAAATCATCTTTGTTTCTTATACCTATGCATTTTTATGGATATATTCGTAAGATTCATACGTGGAGTCCTTATCTTCAGACAGATTTGTCTTATGCTATTCAATCGACTCATTATAAAACGTTGCACGAAATTCACATGAGTTTGCTATATCGACAAATGGTATATGCAGGAGTCAGTTTTCGTTGGAATGAATCAGTAGTTTTCATGGGTGGAATGGAATTTGGTCAACGACTTAGAGTGGGATATTCATTTGATTCAGGGGTCGGTCGTCTACCAACTTGGTGTTCGCACGGAAGTCATGAAATTTTCCTTCAATATCGCTTGCAAAAAGATATTACAGGTCAGCCTTCTCCAAGGTTTTTTGACTAAAAACAATATTCGATTTTTTCGAAAAACGAGCTTGATGATCTTAAGTGGAAGTGAATCATACAAGTAAAAAATTAAGATGATTAAATACTTACTACCAATTAATTTTAATAGATTTCTTATTTCGAGCGACCTTTTATATTTCTGAACCATTGGAAAAATGAAAATCTCAAAAAGTTTAAAAGTTAAAAATGAAAATTTTCTTCAGCTCTTACAAATATTGAGGGTTAAAGTTGGAATGATTTTATCCGAGGGAAATTTTTCCCCATGTTTCTTTGTCGAGAGTGCGGTACATGATTGCTTCTGCGACGTGTTGAGACTGAATATGGATTGATGCATCGAGGTCAGCAATAGTGCGAGCAACACGAAGAATGCGATCGTAGGATCGAGCACTTAAGTGAAGTCGTTGAATAGCTTTTTTAAGCAGTTCCATAGTCGTATCATCAATGCGGCAATATTTTTTGAGTAAGGATGGGGTAAGTTGAGAGTTGGTATAAATACCATCATTACGATAGCGCTCGAGTTGAATGGATCGAGCATTGATAACTTTTTCTCGGAGAGAGGCAGATGATTCTCCTTCGGTGTAAGATGCTAGTTTCTGAATAGGAACAGGCACCACTTCCACGTGAATATCGATTCGATCAAGAAGAGGACCGGAGATCTTGCTCGTATAGCGTTGGATGGCAGTAGGAGTGCAATGACAGGCTTTACTGGGATGATTGTAGTAACCACAAGGGCAAGGATTCATAGCGGCAATGAGCATGATGTTGGCAGGAAATTCAACAGAAGATTTAGCCCGTGAGATTGTGACAATACGATCTTCCAGAGGTTGTCTAAGAACTTCGAGAACTGAACGATTAAACTCGGGCAATTCATCTAGAAATAATACACCATTATGAGCCAAGCTAATTTCGCCAGGTTGAGGGATGGTTCCACCGCCAATGAGAGCTACATCACTAATGGTATGATGAGGGGCGCGAAAAGGACGTTCCTGAATAAGGCCTGAGCTCCTTTTGAGCTTACCAGCAACAGAATAGACTTTTGTGGTTTCGATGGCTTCTTGTTCCGAAAGTGGTGGAAGGATACCAGGTATTCTACGTGCCATCATGCTTTTTCCGCTCCCAGGAGGACCAATCATTAGTATGTTGTGTCCGCCAGCTGCAGCAATCAATAAGGCTCGTTTGACATTTTCCTGACCCTTGACATCTCTGAAATCGTACAATTCATTTTCCTTCTTTTGAGGTAAAGAAATCGATGGGGAAGTATATTTTTTCATGGGTTCATTCTGAGAAAGTAGATCGATGACTTCCTGTAAGTTTCGTACACCAATTACATCAATGCCGCTGATGACATAGGCTTCTGGGTAATTTTCGAAGGGAACTATAATTCCTTTGAAATTGAGTTGACGGCATAAAATCGAAGAAGGTAAAACTCCACGAACAGGAAGCACATGTCCATCAAGGGATAATTCACCAAGAATAATGAAGTTTTCTAAATGCAGTAAATTGATCTGTCCGGATGCTTGTAAGATACTGAGAGCCGTAGCCAGATCAAACTGACTACCTTCTTTTTTAATGTCGGCAGGTGAATAATTGATGATAACCTTTTTGCCTGGATAATAGTATCCTGCGTTTTTAAGGGCAGCCTCAATACGCTGCCGACTTTCTTTGATCGCATTGTCTGGAAGGCCAGATATGTAGGTATATAAACCTTGACTAATATCAACTTCGACAGTTACTAAAACTGCGTCTATCCCATGAATGGAGGTAGCATATGTTTTGACATACATGAAAACAAGTTTATGAGCAAATTTACGTATTGAACGAAAATTGTATTATTTTTGTATAGGAAAAAAACAGAGTCATGAAAAGATTTCTGTACGGTGGGTTTTTATTATTAGTTGTATTGCTCTGGTCGTGTAATCCTGATCCTCCCGACGATGTAGATCCTCGTGATAAATTTGTTGGGACCTGGTTATGTAATGAAAATGGCGAATTGACTTATACGGTCAACATTACGAAGGATAATAATCATGAAAAGAAAATTTTTTTCTATAATTTTCATCACCTTGGTTTTAATGAATATGCCTACGGAGAAGTGAACAATAACACGGTGACCCTTCCTTTTCAACTTGTTTGCCAGGGAACCATGAATGTGCAAGGAAGTGGTGGAATGAATAACAACAATACAGTCATTACTCTTTCATACATTTTTGATGACGGAGCAAACAAGGATACAGTTAATGCTGTGTATACAAAACAATCTTCTTAATTCAATGAAGTTTTTTTCTTTTGTCGGTATATTATGTTTTTTCTTTCTTTGTCTAAGGTCTCAACTAGCACCGAAGTATTCAAATGATTTTTTGCATATTGGTATAGGAGCTCGTGCTGCTGGTATGGGAGGTGCTGTTATCGCCTCATCTGTTGATGCTACCGCAGGTTATTGGAATCCTGCGTCTCTTACCGAATTGGAGGGAGAAAGAGAATTATTCTTTATGCATTCTGAATATTTTGCCGGTATAGCTAAATATGATGTAGCTTCTTTTGCAGGAAATTTTCGTCATGCTATATCGTTGGGACTTACTTATATGCGTTTTGGCATTGATAATATTCCCAACACTATTGAAATGGTGGATGCTCAAGGAAACGTACATTATGATCGGATTACGTCGTTCAATGCTGTGGATCAAGCTTTTCTTATTTCTTTTGCAAAGAATATCCACGATTCTCTTAAAGTTGGTGGTAATGTTAAAATAATAAGAAGAAGACTTGGAGATTTTGCTGGTTCCTGGGGTGGAGGTTTAGATTTATCCGTAAAATTATTGCTGAATCATTGGAAACTAGCAGCAGTTTTGAGGGATGCTACGACAACGTTTAATGCTTGGTCGTTTAGCCTATCTGATAAAATGAAAGAAGTATTTTTGATGACAGGGAACGATTTACCTTCCAATCATATCGAACTGACATTGCCTCGTCTCATTATGGGTATTGGTAGAGAAATGAATTTGATGAGTCATTTTTATATTTACCCGGAATTAGATCTTGATGTAACGTGGGATGGAAAGAGGAACACTATTATTCGTACCAATGTCTTTAGTGTAGACCCTCGATTAGGACTCGAGTTGTCGTACAAGAAAATAGTTTTCTTGCGTGCTGGTGCTATGAATTTGCAGAAATATTCCAATTATGAACGCAAAAAAGTATGGACTTTCCAACCATCGCTCGGCTTGGGCTTAAACATTGCCAGGCGATTTACGATTAATTATGCTTATACCGATATCGGTGATATGAGTTTTGCTCTTTATTCTCACGTCGTTTCTGTTCACTTGCTTTTTTCTTCGAACAAGGCAAGCTTATAGTATTTTAACATGAATAAGTATATATTATTTTTTTTATGTATTTTTTTTAGTTACATTGTACGATCGCAATTTGGAAATGAATGGATCGATTTTAACAGAAAGTATTACAAAATACCCATTGCAACATCAGGAATTTATCGAATTACTTACAATACCCTAGTCAACGCTGGTATACCTGTTTCAACACTTGATCCGAGGCAATTTCAAATTTTTGCACGTGGTAAAGAAATTCCCATTTATGTTCATGGAGAAAATGATGGTGTTTTTCATTCGAGTGATTACATAGAATTTTATGGTAAAGCCAATGATGCATGGTTAGACACTGCAGTTTACTTTAATAGCGAACCGCCCAATCGTGAAATTAGTCTTTTCTCAGATACCATTTTTTATTTTCTTACATGGAATCCAACTGGTATAAACAACCGACGACTTACGTTAGAAACAGACCGTAATTTTACAGGTTATCAATCTGAACAATATGTTTTCTATCGCGTTCGACAGAATTATTATTCTACATATTATGATGGGGAGACTGATTATTATGGTATTACAGATATGCGATATACCGAGGTAGAAGGTTGGTTTGACGCGCCAATGTCAATCAATCCCGCTACGCCTGGTCAACCTCAAATCTATTCAAAGCAGGTCATGACACCGTATGCATATACCACTGGTCCTCCGACAAGGGTTCAAATACGTCTCTGTGGAGCCTCCAATTATGCTATGGCTAATCCAGATCATCACATCAGAATTACTTTTTTAAATCAAACCATTGACACAACTTTTGAGGGTTATGTGAAAGTTACATTTAATCGATCTATATCATCTCTTCTTTTGAACAATCAAAATACATTTATTTTTGAACTGCCTGCAGATTTGCCAACCAATGCTGATCGGATTGCTCTGAGTTTTATTGAGGTAACATATCCTCGTCAACTTCACTTAGGAAACGGTAATATTATGAGTTTTATTGCTCCGGCCAAAACAACAGCTAAATCATATTTTCAGTTCACTGGTTTAAATGCAATAGCAACCGATACTGTACTGGTATATGATTTAACGAATCACAGAAGAATACTTACTCAACGCGTTGGATCGAATGTCTCTTTTCTTTCAGCTAACACGGGTGCTGAAAGGATCATGTTCTTGTTTGCTAATTCAGCTGTGAATTACGTAACTAGCATTGTTCCGGTTAATAAGAATACGACCACACCTGGTTTTTTCACTGATTTTTCCGTTGATCCGCACAAAAGAGCTAATGTTTTAATGATTACTCATCGCAGCTTGTGGGATGCCGTAAATGAGTATGCCACCTACAGGCAGAGTACCGGCTATCAAGTAGGAGTGATTGATGTGCTTGAGTTGTACGATCAGTTTGCTTATGGCATACCCAAACACCCACTTGCTATCAGAAATTTTGTAAGGTTTGTTTTAGCACATTATGACGACACTATACGGGCAATTTATCTGATCGGAAAAGGTTTCCGAGCGGGTGGCACGTCGTACAATTATCGTTTCAACCAACAAGCAAACATTGGAACATTGTTACCTTCATTTGGAAATCCACCCTCGGATATTTTATTTGTGTCAGATCTTGGTTTAGGACCTTATGCTCCTATTATTCCCATTGGAAGAATTAGTGCTAAGAATTCATCTGATGTGCTTAATTATTTGCAGAAAGTAAAGGATTATGAATTTGAAAAAAATAAACCTTATGACCCCAGTAATCCAACTGAAAAAGAGTGGATGAAAAAAGTATTACATTTTGCTGGTGGTAGTAATGTCTCAGAAGCCCAAATGTTATTAAGCTTTTTAAATGTTTTTCGCGATTCAATCTCAGGACCTTTTTATGGTGGGGAGGTGACTACATTTACAAAAACATCGACAGCTCCCATTCAACAAAGTTGGAGTGATAGTATAAAAAACCTGGTTAATCGTGGAGTTTCTATCATGAACTTTTTTGCTCATGGAGCTGGTTTCGGTTATGACATTAGCATCGACGACCCTTCAGCGTACACCAACTATAAGCGTTATCCTTTTTTTATTGCTAATAGTTGTTACTCTGGCGATTTATTTCAACTCACTCCTACAGCTAGTGAAAGCTTTGTGTTGATTCCCAATAAAGGAGCGATAGGTTATTTAGCGAGCAGTTCTAAATCCTTTGCATCGTATCTATTTATTTATTCAAGAGAGTTGGTGGGAAGGATAGCCCATCGCAATTATGGTGACCCTATAGGAAAAATTATTCAGAAGACTATACAATCGGTTCAATACTATGACAATTCTCTTTATCTGCGCGATATATGTTTTGGAATGACTTTACATGGTGATCCACTTATTTTGCTAGGTGGAATTACCATGCCTGATTTTTTAATGACTCCTTCTCAAGTAACTTTTGTTCCTACTCAGATCACAACTGATTTGGATTCATTCACAGTTAAAATTGTTGCAAAAAACATAGGTCGAGCTATAGAAGATTCTATCGTTGTTGAAATAGAAAGAATTTACCCTGATCAAAGTTCAGATATTGTTCGTAGAAAAATTAAAGCTCCCTATTTTAATGACACATTGGATATAAAACTAGCTGTTCAACCAGTGATTGGATCAGGATTAAATCAATTGCGAGTAACACTGGATGCTTACCTTCAGGTATCGGAATCGAATGAACTCAACAACACGGCGAATGTATCTTTTTTAATCATTTCTAGTGATGCAGTGCCCATATACCCCTATGAATATGCAGTCATTCCTGATACGATAGTTACCTTAATTGCTAGTACAGTACATCCCATGGCTTCTGCAGCTTCTTATGTTTTTCAAATAGATACCATAGATACTTTTGATAGTCCATTTTTAAAGGAAAGTCCAGTTATTACTCAAACTGGAGGTATTTTATCATGGACACTACCTTTTCCCATGACAGCCATGCCAGACAGTACTGTATATTATTGGAGAGTTATGAAAGTTGGCACTGGTAATTGGCGCGAAAGTTCATTTCAGTTTATTCCCAACAAAAGAGGTTGGGGTCAAGCTCATTTTTTTCAGTTTAAAAACGATGATTATACTTATGTTTCATTTAACAGGCCTCAGCGTAGATTTGATTTTGTTAATACCATCGTTACTATAAGTGCTCAAACTGGTTATTATCCCCATATACCATGGTCAGAAGAATGGTATAAAATCAATGGAGCTTTGAAAGGACAATGGTCTTGCACCAATTACAACGGTCATGGGATGAAATTTGCTGTTTTTGACACGATAGGCGTCAATCCTTGGGTAAACGTTGATCCAGATCATGATGGTCTTGGACCATACGAAGCTCTCAATTGTAGAGCTTATCCTTACTATGATTTTGATTTTTATACCACCGATTCACTGTGGTTGGAACGAATGAGAAGATTTATAGATACCATTCCCCATGGTTATTATGTATTAGCTTTTAGCCATCGTAACCATAATGCACAAAATTACCCTGAAGAATTATATCAGGCTTTTGAGAGCATCGGAAGCATGATCATACGAACACTGCCAAATCATCATCCTTACATCATTTTTGGAAGAAAAGGTTACTATAATCAAGCTCAAGAAAGTGTAGGGAGTTCCATGACAAGCATTATTCATGGGGAATGGAACATTCCTACACGATGGAAGGAGGGTCATATCAAGTCAACTCGAATTGGTCCTGCTTATTCTTGGGGCAGCTTACATTGGCGTGTTAGAAGCTATGAAGCGGGCATATGGACCGATTCGGTAAGATTGTATGTTTTAGGTGTAAAAGCAGGAGGTATGGTGGATACCCTTATTGGTCCTCTACCTCCAATCTCTGATTCCATGGATATTTACAATTTATCTTCTCGCATTGATGCCCAAATATATCCATATTTGCACCTTCTTATAACAATGAAGGACGAATCTTTGCATACGCCAGCTCAAATGGTGAGATGGCAAGTTTTGTATGAACCTGTGCCAGAGACCGCCATCGACCCGCAAGCTCATTTTCATTTCCTTTCCAGTAAAGTTCAAGAAGGTGATACTGTTCGTTTTGGTATTGCCACAAGAAATATCAGTCCAGTAGACTTTCCTGATTCCTTACGTGTTTCTTATTTCTTGAGAAGAAACGGACAAGTTCAACTGCTTTCCCATAAAGTTCTTCGAAAGCATCCTGCAGGTGATGTTTTAATTGATTCGATCAAATTTTCTACTAAAGGCATGGCTGGCATGAATTCAGTCTGGGTCGAATTTAATCCAATTAATCCATATACAGGCACGTACTATCAATTAGAACAATATCATTTTAACAACTTACTGGAGGTTCAATTTGAAGTTGACAAAGATAGAATTAACCCAATATTGGACGTAACTTTTGATGGTGTTCATATCCTGGATGGCGATATTGTCAGTGCAAAACCAAATATTGAAATTTTTCTCAAAGACGAAAACAAATATCTTCTACTGACTGATACGAGTTGTATTCGTGTATATCTTCAAAGGAAAGGTGAAGAGCTTAGGCCAGTTTATTTTATGGAGGGGGGAGTACAAAAAATGTTTTTTTATCCGCCCTCATCCTCTAAGCAAAACATAGCACGAGTAGTTTATCCTGCAGGACCTTTAGCAGATGGAGAGTATAAACTGATCGTTCAGGCGAGAGATATGAGTGGGAATGAAAGTGGTTTTTATGATTATGAAATAAATTTTCAAGTTATCAACAAGCCTGCTATTACGCATATTATGAATTGGCCTAATCCTTTCAGCACAAAAACACATTTTGTTTTTACTCTTACAGGTTCACAAGTCCCTGAAGATATTCGTATTCAAATCATGACCATTACGGGACGAGTTGTCCGAGAGATTACACGTGAAGAGTTAGGCCCCATTCATATTGGTCGAAATATAACTTCCTATGCGTGGGATGGGAGAGATCAATTTGGTGAACAACTTGCTAATGGCGTCTATCTTTATAGGGTTATTGTTCGTCTTAATGGGAAATCCATCGATCACATATCTACTGAAGCCGACAAGTATTTTACTCATGAATTCGGGAAAATGGTATTAATTCGATAAAATTTAATATGGATGATAGATTCAAAAAAAATTGAACGAATCAAATATCTTACAAAGGAATTAAATCGGCATAATTATCTTTATTATGTGCTTAATCAGCCTGAAATTGATGACGAAACTTTTGACATGCTTCTCAAAGAACTTGAGCAACTTGAAAAAG contains the following coding sequences:
- a CDS encoding C25 family cysteine peptidase translates to MNKYILFFLCIFFSYIVRSQFGNEWIDFNRKYYKIPIATSGIYRITYNTLVNAGIPVSTLDPRQFQIFARGKEIPIYVHGENDGVFHSSDYIEFYGKANDAWLDTAVYFNSEPPNREISLFSDTIFYFLTWNPTGINNRRLTLETDRNFTGYQSEQYVFYRVRQNYYSTYYDGETDYYGITDMRYTEVEGWFDAPMSINPATPGQPQIYSKQVMTPYAYTTGPPTRVQIRLCGASNYAMANPDHHIRITFLNQTIDTTFEGYVKVTFNRSISSLLLNNQNTFIFELPADLPTNADRIALSFIEVTYPRQLHLGNGNIMSFIAPAKTTAKSYFQFTGLNAIATDTVLVYDLTNHRRILTQRVGSNVSFLSANTGAERIMFLFANSAVNYVTSIVPVNKNTTTPGFFTDFSVDPHKRANVLMITHRSLWDAVNEYATYRQSTGYQVGVIDVLELYDQFAYGIPKHPLAIRNFVRFVLAHYDDTIRAIYLIGKGFRAGGTSYNYRFNQQANIGTLLPSFGNPPSDILFVSDLGLGPYAPIIPIGRISAKNSSDVLNYLQKVKDYEFEKNKPYDPSNPTEKEWMKKVLHFAGGSNVSEAQMLLSFLNVFRDSISGPFYGGEVTTFTKTSTAPIQQSWSDSIKNLVNRGVSIMNFFAHGAGFGYDISIDDPSAYTNYKRYPFFIANSCYSGDLFQLTPTASESFVLIPNKGAIGYLASSSKSFASYLFIYSRELVGRIAHRNYGDPIGKIIQKTIQSVQYYDNSLYLRDICFGMTLHGDPLILLGGITMPDFLMTPSQVTFVPTQITTDLDSFTVKIVAKNIGRAIEDSIVVEIERIYPDQSSDIVRRKIKAPYFNDTLDIKLAVQPVIGSGLNQLRVTLDAYLQVSESNELNNTANVSFLIISSDAVPIYPYEYAVIPDTIVTLIASTVHPMASAASYVFQIDTIDTFDSPFLKESPVITQTGGILSWTLPFPMTAMPDSTVYYWRVMKVGTGNWRESSFQFIPNKRGWGQAHFFQFKNDDYTYVSFNRPQRRFDFVNTIVTISAQTGYYPHIPWSEEWYKINGALKGQWSCTNYNGHGMKFAVFDTIGVNPWVNVDPDHDGLGPYEALNCRAYPYYDFDFYTTDSLWLERMRRFIDTIPHGYYVLAFSHRNHNAQNYPEELYQAFESIGSMIIRTLPNHHPYIIFGRKGYYNQAQESVGSSMTSIIHGEWNIPTRWKEGHIKSTRIGPAYSWGSLHWRVRSYEAGIWTDSVRLYVLGVKAGGMVDTLIGPLPPISDSMDIYNLSSRIDAQIYPYLHLLITMKDESLHTPAQMVRWQVLYEPVPETAIDPQAHFHFLSSKVQEGDTVRFGIATRNISPVDFPDSLRVSYFLRRNGQVQLLSHKVLRKHPAGDVLIDSIKFSTKGMAGMNSVWVEFNPINPYTGTYYQLEQYHFNNLLEVQFEVDKDRINPILDVTFDGVHILDGDIVSAKPNIEIFLKDENKYLLLTDTSCIRVYLQRKGEELRPVYFMEGGVQKMFFYPPSSSKQNIARVVYPAGPLADGEYKLIVQARDMSGNESGFYDYEINFQVINKPAITHIMNWPNPFSTKTHFVFTLTGSQVPEDIRIQIMTITGRVVREITREELGPIHIGRNITSYAWDGRDQFGEQLANGVYLYRVIVRLNGKSIDHISTEADKYFTHEFGKMVLIR